ATATGAATATTATAGTTAGAATAGCGATTAGATAGTTCATGGACAAGTGCCGAAATACCCTCGTCATTATGTGCGCCGTCAATAATAACAAGTGGATTATGTGATAAGACTTCAAACCTTCCTGGCCAATAAGCTTTCTTTAAGCCAGTCCTAATAGCGAACTCAGAGATTGTGAATTCTTCATGATGATTGATAGACTGAGCAGCCATAACTGCTAATGAAGCATTCTCTGTTTGATGCTTGCCAATCATGCTGATTTCTAATTGTTCTAATGTCAGATTGCCATACTTTAATGTAAATACCTCGCCACTTGCTTGCGGGCTGTGAGAAGTAATGGTGATCTCCTGATTCAGCCTATAGAGCGGTGCATGCCTTATTTCAGCCTGTTCTTCTATTACTTTAAGTGCATTTGTGTTTTTAACAGCAGTAAAAGTAGGAATTCCTTCTTTTATTATCCCTGCTTTTTCAAAAGCAATTTCCTCATAGGAATGTCCTAAGATATTTGTATGATCAAGTCCAATATTTGTTATGACAGAAGCAATTGGTTGAATAATATTGGTTGAATCAAACCTTCCTCCTAAGCCCACTTCATATATGACAATGTCCACCTGATTTACATTCGCAAAATAATAGAAAGACATTGCAGTGATAACTTCAAACTCTGTTGGTCCGCCAAGCTCGGTTTCTTCTAATTCATTTGCAAGAGGTGCAATTACATTGGTCAATTCCAATATTTCTGCATCACTGATTGGCTTCCCATTTACTGAAATCCGCTCATTGAATTGTTCAATGTATGGTGAGGTAAATGTACCAACGGAGTAACCACCCGCTTCAAGAATCGAACGGAGAAAGGTTACAGTTGAACCTTTGCCATTTGTACCGCCAATATGAACAGTTTTCATTTTCAATTCTGGATGGCCCAGTTTCTCCATCATCCATTCCATACGGGCAAGGCCTGGTTTAATACCGAGCCTTAATCTTGCATGAATCCAGTCAAGGGCTTCACTATAAGTCGTAAACATCCTGACACCCCTTATCATTTTCTAAAAGAAGACGAATCCTAGAGCAGGACTCGTCTTAACTTACTTATCTTATTATAAACCTTTTAGCTCATTTAAACGTGCTTCCACTAACGCCCTTTTCTCGCGATAATCTTTTTCTTTTGCACGCTCTTCAGCAACAACACTTTCAGGGGCCTTTTTCATAAAGCCTGGGTTGTTGAGTTTCTTTTCAACTCTTTCTACTTCTTTTGTAAATTTATCATATTCCTTTGTAAGGCGGGCAATCTCTTCATCAATGTTAATCAATCCTTCTAGTGGAAGAATGATTTCCAACCCAGTGATCACAGCTGTCATAGCCTTTTCAGGTGTTTCAAGATTAATTCCAATTTGTAATTCTTCTGGGTTACAGAATTTTTCGATATAGGCACGATTCTTTTCAATTGCGTTAAGAATGGTATCATCCTTCGCTTTAACAAGCATTTTTATTTTCTTGCTCATTGGTGTGTTAACTTCAGCACGGATGTTTCGAACCGAACGAATCATTTCCATTAACATCTTCATTTCTTGTGCCGCTGTTTCATCTGAATAACCTGGATTTACCTCTGGCCACTTAGCGGTTGTAATCGATTCACCATTATGTGGAAGGTTCTGCCAGATTTCCTCGGTAATGAACGGCATGAATGGATGTAACAAACGCATCGTCTGGTCGAGAACATGTGCAAGAATCGAACGAGTGGTTTTCTTTGCAGCTTCATCGTCACCATATAATGGAAGCTTTGCCATCTCAATATACCAATCACAGAAATCATCCCAGATAAAGTTGTATAATGCACGGCCCGCTTCTCCGAATTCATACCGCTCAGAAAGCTTTGTAACTGTTTCAATGGTTTCATTTAATTGCGTTAGGATCCATTTATCTGCAACAGACTTTTCTCCGCTAAAATCGATTTCTTCATAGGTCATGCCATCCATATTCATTAAGGCAAAACGTGAGGCATTCCAAATCTTATTAGCAAAGTTCCAAGTGGATTCAACTTTTTCAAAGCTAAAGCGTAAATCCTGACCAGGCGAGCTTCCTGTGGATAGGAAGTACCGTAAGGCATCCGCACCGTATTTATCGATGACATCCATTGGGTCAACACCGTTACCTAGCGATTTACTCATTTTACGACCTTGTTCATCGCGAACCAAACCATGGATAAGAACATCCTTAAATGGTCGTTCACCTGTAAATTCTAGACTTTGGAAAATCATCCGGGATACCCAGAAGAAGATGATATCATAACCAGTTACGAGTACATCTGTTGTGAAGAAACGCTTGAAGTCCTCAGCCTCAACATTTGGCCAGCCCATTGTTGAAAACGGCCATAGTGCTGAACTAAACCACGTATCCAATACGTCCTTATCCTGTTCCCAATTTTCACTATCTGCAGGTGCTTCGTGACCAACAAATACTTCACCAGTTTGTTTGTGATACCAAGCAGGAATACGATGACCCCACCAAAGCTGTCTAGAGATACACCAGTCACGAATATTTTCCATCCAGTGCAGGTACGTTTTTTCAAAACGCTCTGGAACAAAGTTAACTTTATTTTCTTTATTTTGCAGGGCAATCGCTTCATTCGCAAGTGGCTGCATTTTAACAAACCATTGTGTAGAAAGGTAAGGCTCAACTACTGCCCCGCTGCGCTCTGAATGACCAACTGAGTGCAAGTGCTCTTCGATTTTGAACAGAATACCTTGTTCTTGAAGATCTTTAACTATTTGCTTGCGGCATTCGAAACGATCCATGCCTTTATACTTGCCAGCTCTATCATTCATCGAGCCATCTTCGTTCATAACAAGAACACGCTCTAGATTATGACGATTGCCAATTTCGAAATCGTTCGGGTCATGTGCTGGTGTAATTTTTACCGCCCCAGAACCGAATTCCATATCTACATAGTCATCGCCAACAATTTGGATTTCACGGCCAACGATTGGAAGGATTACCGTTTTACCAATTAGGTGCTTATAGCGCTCATCCTCTGGATGAACGGCAACGGCTGTATCACCCAACATGGTTTCTGGACGAGTAGTCGCAACTTCAATATGTCCTGAACCGTCTGCTAACGGATATTTCATATGATAGAATGCACCTTGAACATCTTTGTAGATAACCTCGATGTCCGATAATGCTGTCTTTGTAGATGGATCCCAGTTGATGATGTACTCGCCGCGATAAATAAGGCCTTTTTTATACAGAGTGACAAACACTTCACGTACAGCTGCTGATAAGCCTTCATCCAAAGTGAAACGCTCACGGCTGTAATCTAATCCTAAACCTAACTTTGACCACTGCTGGCGGATATGAGAAGCGTATTCTTCCTTCCACTTCCATGTTTCCTCAACGAACTTTTCACGACCTAAATCATAACGGCTTTTGCCTTCACTACGGAGCTTTTCTTCTACCTTCGCTTGTGTCGCGATACCGGCGTGGTCCATCCCAGGAAGCCAAAGAACATCGTAGCCCTGCATTCGCTTCATCCGGGTAAGGATATCCTGTAATGTTGTATCCCAAGCATGCCCTAAATGGAGCTTCCCAGTTACGTTTGGCGGTGGAATAACGATGGTATAAGGCTTTTTCCCCTCATCGTTCTGTGCTTCAAAAAACTTTCCTTTTAACCACCACTCATATCGTCCTTGCTCAATCGACTGTGGATCATACTTCGTCGGCATGGTAATTTCCTTTGTTTCCATTTGACCATCTCCTTTATTTCTCTTTTAAGTCCAAACAAAAAACCCCATTCGTCATAAAAGGACGAATGGAGTTTGCTTCGCGGTACCACCTTTTTTCCAATCATTAAGAAAATGATTGGCTCTTAAACGGATAACGGATTTGATCCGTCTTCAACTAGTGGGATTAAAATCCGTTCGCTGAAGAAGCTCTAGGGCGACCTTCCGAGTGTCTGCTTAGGAAACCTTCCAGCTAGTGGCTTCCCTCTCTTTAAGCAGGTGAACATCGTACTCTTCCCTGTCTATGCTTATGTTTTTTATTATATAGTTTATACTACCCAAAAAGTGTTCTAGACGTCAATAATGATTGCCAATTTTTTTATATTATATACCCTTTTGAAAAAAACGTTAAGAAATTAGGAGAATTACCTATGTAGTAAGAATATACATAAAAGAAATGCCATTTTGGAGAGGAAGGATGTTATGAAGCGGAGAAAGTTTATCACCAAATACTCCTATACTCCCTGGTATCGAACCTGCAGGAGAGTATGTGAGCAGCTGATTTTACCGTTTACGATTTTTCAATTAATCCGGACACTGTTTATACCCACTGTCTTCGACGTCTTATTACTAAGTATTTTTATTGCAATTGCTGTATCTATCTATTTTGAAATCGTTTAAGAGCCCAGAAAGCAATCGTTATTGCTGCTGGGCTCCTTCTTTTGCCTGCCTCGCTTGTTCATCAATTTCAGTCATTCGCATCACAACATATTCGGAATTCTTTAAATGCCAGTATTTGCGCTGAAGCATTCGCACAAATTTCAGTTCATTTTTGGGCTGTTCTTTTTTATAATACCGTTCGACCACCTGGATAATCGGAATAGGATAAGCTAAATAACTGAAGAAAAGAAGTTTTTCGTCGGTTTTAAAGGGAAAAAATTTAAAGTAATGATATACCCAGTCGATAGCCTCATCATTACGCGTTGGCTGTGTATTAAAGGAACGTGACAGGTATGGTAAGAGATCATGAATCGGTGAGCCGTAACGGGCATTTTCAAAGTTTATAAAATAACCGTAACCCTTATCGTCGTAAAGGAAATGCTCGGATGATAATTTCCCATGGGTAATCACCATTCGTGCTTTTTCTGCTTCCTTTGTCTTTTCATACCATTCTTCGAATTTTGTTTTTGAAAAACGAAGCGCCTGGCTTATTTCGTTATAGTACAAGCAAAACAAAAGTTCAAAAGGAGACATGTAGGTCTTTTTTTCACATTCATCGATAAACCCATCCAGAAACTCCTGATTTTTATCGAGCAGCGCAATAGTTTTCTCATAATGTTCTTCCCGTTCTTCTTTATTCACAGCGATCTCTTTTGCAGACAATGTGTGGAGCCTGGCTAATTCACGAAATAGCTGCTGGTGTTTATGAGTACGGTCTTCCTTTATTTCATTGGACATCCAAGGCATTAAGTAATATAGGTTTTTATCATGGAGGACTGCATACCTTCCGTCCATAGTCGGATAAATAGGCACAATCCGATTGTAGCCCTTTTGGTAAAGAAGATGGACATGGCGAATAAAATCTGTCCCCGTAGTTGGAACGATTTTCTTCAATGCAAATGTCCCTTTATCGGAATAGATTTTTTTAATATTGCCGTGTTCCTCAATGAAATAGGGCATTACTTGATAGTTATTTAATATGGGTATAAGTGGTTCCACCTGGTTCGAATCACTCATCGACATTCAACTGCCTTTCGCTCATGGAAAGTCCTTAAAAGGATGTGAGCAGGTTTTGAAACCCGCTCACACTGCTTTTGGTTCATTATTTTTTTGCAAAGGCAACAGGTACATATAATACTTGACCCTCATACACATCTTGATTGAGTTCAAGATTATTGTAACGCAGCAGATTTGGTACAGAAACGTCATAACGGTCAGAAAGACTATCGAGCGTATCGCCCTTTTGAACAATACACACCTTTAATCTAGCTTGATCGGAGCTGTCTTCCTTACGGGCAAAGAACTCCGTTAGTGTCATGGTTTTCTTCTTGGTATTCTTCTTTTTCGCTTGTTTCGGCGGTGCTTCTGGTGACGATGAACTCTCTTCTAGAACTGGCTCTTTTGGTTCTGCTGGGACTTCTATTTCTTGTTGAATTGGTTCCGCTGGAGGTTCCTCTACGATTTCTTCCATCTCATCGACGGGCTCAGTAACTTCACTTCTGGCATGCTCGAAGACTAAAGGTCGCTGAGGTACTACTTCAATCTCTTCCTCTTCATCTTCCTCTGGCTCTTGATACGAAAAGGTTGGGAATTTCGGAAAAGCTTCAACCTTTTCCTCTTCTGGCTGCTTTCTTGCTTCAGCCTCAAACAAGAAAGTATCCTCAAATTGATTTTCTTCTTGGTGTATTTCTTCTGGTTCTTCTACTCTTGGAACTTCAACCTGATAACGGTGGAGTACTTCATACTCTTCCTCTTTCTCAACCACTTCTTCTTCTTGCTGAGTCGAATCATACAAGCCGCTAATGGTTAGTTCTGCGGATAGTTTTAGACAGCTGCGTTCCGGAATGGAGTAATCGAAGGACTCCACAATGACATCGATATCATAAATGCTCTGAATTCGATTGTTGGGAATGGTAATATCAACTGGAAAACGATGTGAAAATTCACAAATTCCTTCCTCCTGTGGATCTACTCTTTCCACATACTTCTGGTTAGGTACATTGTCTTCCTCTTCCACTGCACTTTCTTCGTCATTTCTATATTCGCCTGTTAATTCCAGCGAACCACGTATGGTTACGTATTGATCATTTTCCTGGATGGTAATATCCGGGTCTAGAGAAATCGACACAAGTTCAGCTACTTCCTGTCCCTTTCTAAACCACAAAGATTCCTCCAAGGAAAATCGCAGGCACGATTGATTCTCCTGAGACAAAGCGACTCCTCCTTTCGTTTCCTTTTACGCAAAAAATCACTATGTCACTTACACAATATGAACCATAGCCTTTAAATATGATAAAAAAGCCTTCCTACGCGAAAAAGTTTAAGATATGGAGGGTTCTTTGAATTGGAATAGGAAGGAATCACGCGGAGTTTTGAGAACCGGCAAAAGTAAAATAGGCGGAGATTTTCCGTTTAAATGCATAATGGAACTCGTTTCGGGGTAAATAAGCGGAGGTTTTCCGCTTAATCAAAGAAATATCTCCCATTTTCGAGTTTTTCAAGTCAATAGGCGGAATCTCTCCGTCTATTTAAGCCAATTTTAATAACAATTATGAATTAAGCGGAAATTTTCCGTCTATTTATCAACTCGGGTTTTAAGTGCAGAATTTTTAATTTATGTTCCATAATATAGTTCAAATCCATAAAAAAACACTCACCTATTGAAGGTGAGTGCATGAAAAGGGTGTTATTTTAGTTTTGAAAAAGCTATTTCTACTGCTTTAATGGTCTTTTCGATGTCTTCATCTGTATGAGCAGTTGATAAGAACAATCCTTCGAATTGAGATGGCGGCAGGAATACTCCTTGTTCAGCCATTTCGCGATAATACTGAGCAAAAAATTCTAAGTTAGAGGTTTTTGCTGTTTCATAGTTAATTACATTTTCTTTAGTAAAGAAGAAACCAATCATGGAACCTGCACGGTTGAAGGTTACCGGAATATCGTATTTTTCAGCCGCTGCTACAATTCCTTTTTCAAGTAAATCTCCCAAGCGTTTGAACTCTTCATAATGCTCTGGTGTTAACTGACTTAATGTCTCATAACCAGCAGTCATCGCGAGTGGATTTCCGGAAAGTGTTCCTGCTTGATAGATAGGTCCGGCTGGAGCAATTTGACGCATGATTTCGGCTTTCCCGCCGTAAGCACCAACTGGCAGCCCGCCGCCAATTACTTTTCCAAGACAAGTGATATCAGGCATGATATTGAAATAGCCTTGTGCGCAATTGTAACCGACTCGGAAACCAGTCATCACTTCATCAAAAATCAGCAATGCTCCGTTATCAGTCGTAATCTCACGAAGACCTTCTAAGAATCCAGGAAGCGGCGGTACAAGTCCCATGTTCCCTGCAACCGGTTCAACGATAATACAAGCAATATCATCACCAAATTGTTCGAACGCGTATTTAACGCCTTCCAGGTCATTATAGGCTACTGTAATCGTGTTCTTAGCCACTCCTTCAGGCACACCAGGGCTGTCTGGTAATCCAAGTGTCGCAACACCAGATCCTGCTTTAATCAATAAGGAATCACCATGTCCATGGTAACAGCCTTCAAATTTTAAAATCATATTACGGCCTGTGTAGCCGCGTGCTAAGCGGAGCGCACTCATAGTCGCTTCTGTTCCGGATGATACCATCCTTACCACTTCAATCGATGGCACACGTTCAATCACAAGCTTAGCCAGTTCATTTTCCATTAAGGTCGGTGCCCCGTAGCTTGTACCAAGCTCAGCCACCTTTTTAATTCCCTCAACGACTCTGTCATTTGTATGGCCAAGGATGAGAGGTCCCCAAGATAAGACGTAATCAATATACTCATTGCCATCAATATCATAGATTTTTGAACCTTTTCCTCTTTCCATGAAAATCGGATCCATATTGACTGATTTAAACGCACGTACCGGGCTGTTAACGCCGCCAGGCATCATGTTCTGAGCTTCTTTAAATGCTTCTACTGATTTTGTATATGAGCGCATTTTGAGTTCCTCTTTTCGAGTTGTAATTATTTGTCTTCTTTTAACCAGCGGCATGCGTCTTTAGCAGCATAAGTAATAATAAGGTCTGCGCCTGCACGTTTGAAGGCGATTAACATTTCCATAACGGTTTGTTTCTCGTCAATCCAGCCGTTTGCTGCTGCTGCTTTAATCATCGAATATTCACCGCTTACGTTATAGGCAACAACAGGAAGATTGTAGTTATTTTTAACATCACGAACAATATCAAGGTAAGGCATACCTGGTTTCACGATTAAGAAATCTGCCCCTTCTGCTACATCGGATTCTGCTTCTCTGAAAGCCTCCATCCGGTTGGCAGGGTCCATTTGATAGGTTTTGCGGTCACCGAATTGTGGTGCACCTTCAGCAGCCTCACGGAAAGGTCCGTAAAAGGCAGAAGCATATTTAACTGCATAAGACATAATTGGTATTTCCTTAAAACCAGCTTCATCTAATCCTGCACGAATGGCTGCCACAAAGCCGTCCATCATATTCGATGGAGCAATAATATCAGCACCAGCTTCGGCTTGAGCGATTGCTGTTTTTACCAATAATTCAAGAGATGGATCATTTAAGATTTGATCGCCTTCCACCATTCCGCAGTGGCCATGGCTGGTATATTCGCACAAGCAAGTATCCGCGACAACAATCATTTCTGGGTAATGCTCTTTTATGTAACGAGTGGCCACTTGGATAATGCCGTGGTCATGAAACGCTTGTGTACCACATTCGTCTTTTGTGGCTGGTATTCCGAATAATAAAACGGATTTAATTCCATGTTCAACGATATCATCCATTTCAGCTTTTAGATTGTCCATTGAAACTTGGAATACACCTGGCATAGAAGATACTTCTCTGCGGATGTTTTCACCTTCATAAATAAATAATGGATAGATGAAATCCTCTGGTCGTAAGTGGTTTTCTCGGACAAGTGCACGCATATTCACACTTGAACGTAATCGGCGATGACGTGAAAATTGAAGTTCCATTTCTTTTTACCCCCAAATTTTTTTCATAGGTTGCTGTGTAATCATAGTCTGTTGATTTCCACTCCAGG
This Neobacillus sp. YX16 DNA region includes the following protein-coding sequences:
- a CDS encoding valine--tRNA ligase, producing the protein METKEITMPTKYDPQSIEQGRYEWWLKGKFFEAQNDEGKKPYTIVIPPPNVTGKLHLGHAWDTTLQDILTRMKRMQGYDVLWLPGMDHAGIATQAKVEEKLRSEGKSRYDLGREKFVEETWKWKEEYASHIRQQWSKLGLGLDYSRERFTLDEGLSAAVREVFVTLYKKGLIYRGEYIINWDPSTKTALSDIEVIYKDVQGAFYHMKYPLADGSGHIEVATTRPETMLGDTAVAVHPEDERYKHLIGKTVILPIVGREIQIVGDDYVDMEFGSGAVKITPAHDPNDFEIGNRHNLERVLVMNEDGSMNDRAGKYKGMDRFECRKQIVKDLQEQGILFKIEEHLHSVGHSERSGAVVEPYLSTQWFVKMQPLANEAIALQNKENKVNFVPERFEKTYLHWMENIRDWCISRQLWWGHRIPAWYHKQTGEVFVGHEAPADSENWEQDKDVLDTWFSSALWPFSTMGWPNVEAEDFKRFFTTDVLVTGYDIIFFWVSRMIFQSLEFTGERPFKDVLIHGLVRDEQGRKMSKSLGNGVDPMDVIDKYGADALRYFLSTGSSPGQDLRFSFEKVESTWNFANKIWNASRFALMNMDGMTYEEIDFSGEKSVADKWILTQLNETIETVTKLSERYEFGEAGRALYNFIWDDFCDWYIEMAKLPLYGDDEAAKKTTRSILAHVLDQTMRLLHPFMPFITEEIWQNLPHNGESITTAKWPEVNPGYSDETAAQEMKMLMEMIRSVRNIRAEVNTPMSKKIKMLVKAKDDTILNAIEKNRAYIEKFCNPEELQIGINLETPEKAMTAVITGLEIILPLEGLINIDEEIARLTKEYDKFTKEVERVEKKLNNPGFMKKAPESVVAEERAKEKDYREKRALVEARLNELKGL
- the hemB gene encoding porphobilinogen synthase, which encodes MELQFSRHRRLRSSVNMRALVRENHLRPEDFIYPLFIYEGENIRREVSSMPGVFQVSMDNLKAEMDDIVEHGIKSVLLFGIPATKDECGTQAFHDHGIIQVATRYIKEHYPEMIVVADTCLCEYTSHGHCGMVEGDQILNDPSLELLVKTAIAQAEAGADIIAPSNMMDGFVAAIRAGLDEAGFKEIPIMSYAVKYASAFYGPFREAAEGAPQFGDRKTYQMDPANRMEAFREAESDVAEGADFLIVKPGMPYLDIVRDVKNNYNLPVVAYNVSGEYSMIKAAAANGWIDEKQTVMEMLIAFKRAGADLIITYAAKDACRWLKEDK
- a CDS encoding folylpolyglutamate synthase/dihydrofolate synthase family protein yields the protein MFTTYSEALDWIHARLRLGIKPGLARMEWMMEKLGHPELKMKTVHIGGTNGKGSTVTFLRSILEAGGYSVGTFTSPYIEQFNERISVNGKPISDAEILELTNVIAPLANELEETELGGPTEFEVITAMSFYYFANVNQVDIVIYEVGLGGRFDSTNIIQPIASVITNIGLDHTNILGHSYEEIAFEKAGIIKEGIPTFTAVKNTNALKVIEEQAEIRHAPLYRLNQEITITSHSPQASGEVFTLKYGNLTLEQLEISMIGKHQTENASLAVMAAQSINHHEEFTISEFAIRTGLKKAYWPGRFEVLSHNPLVIIDGAHNDEGISALVHELSNRYSNYNIHIVFAALKDKKLDHMIAQLDQASDEISFVSFDFPRAAEAIDLYSLSQSKNKVIGENWSSHLGKCIQSLQQDSMLVVTGSLYFISEAKPYLSEFLKNNIVSL
- the hemL gene encoding glutamate-1-semialdehyde 2,1-aminomutase, with product MRSYTKSVEAFKEAQNMMPGGVNSPVRAFKSVNMDPIFMERGKGSKIYDIDGNEYIDYVLSWGPLILGHTNDRVVEGIKKVAELGTSYGAPTLMENELAKLVIERVPSIEVVRMVSSGTEATMSALRLARGYTGRNMILKFEGCYHGHGDSLLIKAGSGVATLGLPDSPGVPEGVAKNTITVAYNDLEGVKYAFEQFGDDIACIIVEPVAGNMGLVPPLPGFLEGLREITTDNGALLIFDEVMTGFRVGYNCAQGYFNIMPDITCLGKVIGGGLPVGAYGGKAEIMRQIAPAGPIYQAGTLSGNPLAMTAGYETLSQLTPEHYEEFKRLGDLLEKGIVAAAEKYDIPVTFNRAGSMIGFFFTKENVINYETAKTSNLEFFAQYYREMAEQGVFLPPSQFEGLFLSTAHTDEDIEKTIKAVEIAFSKLK
- the spoVID gene encoding stage VI sporulation protein D, with product MSQENQSCLRFSLEESLWFRKGQEVAELVSISLDPDITIQENDQYVTIRGSLELTGEYRNDEESAVEEEDNVPNQKYVERVDPQEEGICEFSHRFPVDITIPNNRIQSIYDIDVIVESFDYSIPERSCLKLSAELTISGLYDSTQQEEEVVEKEEEYEVLHRYQVEVPRVEEPEEIHQEENQFEDTFLFEAEARKQPEEEKVEAFPKFPTFSYQEPEEDEEEEIEVVPQRPLVFEHARSEVTEPVDEMEEIVEEPPAEPIQQEIEVPAEPKEPVLEESSSSPEAPPKQAKKKNTKKKTMTLTEFFARKEDSSDQARLKVCIVQKGDTLDSLSDRYDVSVPNLLRYNNLELNQDVYEGQVLYVPVAFAKK
- the ysxE gene encoding spore coat protein YsxE, whose product is MSDSNQVEPLIPILNNYQVMPYFIEEHGNIKKIYSDKGTFALKKIVPTTGTDFIRHVHLLYQKGYNRIVPIYPTMDGRYAVLHDKNLYYLMPWMSNEIKEDRTHKHQQLFRELARLHTLSAKEIAVNKEEREEHYEKTIALLDKNQEFLDGFIDECEKKTYMSPFELLFCLYYNEISQALRFSKTKFEEWYEKTKEAEKARMVITHGKLSSEHFLYDDKGYGYFINFENARYGSPIHDLLPYLSRSFNTQPTRNDEAIDWVYHYFKFFPFKTDEKLLFFSYLAYPIPIIQVVERYYKKEQPKNELKFVRMLQRKYWHLKNSEYVVMRMTEIDEQARQAKEGAQQQ